ACACCCCGGGACTGACCCCGTTCCGCGCGATCCAAGAGCTGCAACCGGGCCACCTGCTGCGGTACGGCAGAGACGGGCTCCACCTGCGCCGGTACTGGGCCCTGCAGAGCCGGCCCCACGAGCACGACCTGGCCCAGACCGCGACCCACGTTCGTGAGTTGCTAGACCAGGCGGTTCACGAGCAACTACAGGCCGATGTGCCGGTAGCGGCGCTCAACTCCGGCGGCCTGGACTCCAGCGCCGTCGCGGCTCTGGCCGCCCGCAGACGCACAGGCTCGCTAGCCACCTTCACCATCGACTACGCCGGCGCCAGCGACCAGGCGCACGCCTCGTCGACGTTTCACCGCGACCGGGACACGCCGCACGCGCTGACCGTGGCGGCGCAGATCGGATCGCGTCACATCACCCACGAGGTGAGCACCCAAGATCTCCTCGAGGTACATCACCGCGGCGTGCATGCCATGGACCTGCCCAGCCTGCCCTGCATCAACGCCTCGCTGCTGCTGCTCTTCCAGCGGATCAAGCAGGAGGGATACCCCGTCGTACTCAGCGGCGAATCCGCCGACGAACTGTTCGGCGGATACGCCTTCCACCAGTCCCCGCAGGAGCAGCAGTACCAAGGCTTCCCCTGGCAGCTGCGCACTTACCTGCCGATGCACCAGCTGTTGTCCGCCGAAACGATCGCAAGGATCCGCCCGCAGGCCTACCTGCAGAACCGATACCGGCAGGCCGTGGCTCACACGCCCCGGCTGGCCGGAGAGGTAGGGCTGCAGCGGCGCATGCGCGAGGTGTCCCACTTGACCATCACTCACTACCTGAGCTTCCTGCTACGCCGCAAGGACCGCACCAGCATGACCGCCGGAGTCGAGGCCCGCGTGCCGTTCTGCGACCACCGCCTGGTCGAGTACGCCTGGAACATCCCCTGGCAGATGCAACAGGCCCTGGGAATGGAGAAAGGGGTGCTCCGGCGGGCAGTAGCGGACCTGTTGCCGCCTTCGGTGGCGTGGCGCCGCAAGTCCGGATACCCAGCGGCACAGACCCCGCAATATCAGCAAGCCCTGTGGGCTCAACTGCGGGAGGTGCTGCGCAACCCGAGCTCACCACTGCTGCAAATGGTGGACCCCCAGCGCATCACCACGATGCTGGACCGGCACGACCGCGACCTATCCGACTGGACCACCATGCTGCGGGCCGGATACCTGCTGGAGGTCGACACCTGGATGCGTGAGCACCACATCAAGTTGGTCTGAGACCGCAGCCTCACCAAGCAGAAAGGCGAGCCGATGAGGCACGGACACGACACCGTCGAGATCACCCACCCGAAGCAGCTCGTCATCCTCGCGAGAGATCGGTTCCCGGCAGCAGTGCAACAGGCGGCCCGCCACCTCTGGTCTCACCGCCATGAAGACCGCGACGCCGGCCAAGTGCACGTGGTGCTCGACCTGCCCCACACCGCGCCGGCCGGCGCACAGCAAGCGGTGGAGGAAGGACTGCACGCCTGGCGTCGTACCTGGGACGACCTAGAAGGACAGCAGCGCTACCTACTGATCTGGGCGGCCCGGGTGCAGCGCGCGCCAGGCGCCGTCCTGGGGATGGGATCCCGGTTCCAGATACACCTTGACCTGCAATACCAGCACCTCGTGCAGGCCATCGGATAGGCGGCGACGCGCAAAGCAGCAAGGCGCCGGGCTGGCTCAATCGGCCCACCGTCAACACGAGCCAGCCACCTGCCGGCATCTGCATGCTGCGGCGCCGACTCCGCCTTGGAGAAGTCCACGGTGCCGCCAGCGAAATGTGCGCCGAAGAAGGTCACGGTGCCGCCGGTGAACCCCGCGGGGAGAACCGCACGGTACGTCGGCGAACTTTGTGTCGGAGAAGGTCATGGTGCGCCGGCGAAATGCGCGCCGGCGAAGGTCACGGTGCCGCTGATGAACTGCGCGCGAGCCAGGAGAAGGGTGCTACCGGCCGGCAGGGTGATGCCGGTGAGGTCACCGCCGTCGAGGATGGTGCCCCGCAGGTCGAAGCGGTGACCGTGCCAGCGTGGCTTGGTAACGCGGCCGGGATCAGCCTGCTGCAGGTGAGCGCCGATCAGATCGAGAATGGTGTGCCGACCTGCTGTTCCTCGCTGGCTGCCCGGTCCGCGACGAGATCGGCCGCCGGCGCGTCCGGGGCCGGTGGGTGTGCGGCCGCGGATACGACGGAGGTCGCCCCACGGCACACCCCACCAGCACGCCACGGTCGGCGGCTATCAACCAGGCAGCGTAACCGCCGATAAGGGGGTCCTGGCCGTCACCTCACTACGGGAGCTACCCGATGACCACCATCCCCGGATGGAACTATGACAAACCCACCGAGAAAGCGCTGATAGCCGAGTTCGCGAAGACCATGGGTGCCGACGCGGCGCGCAACGTGTGGGCGATGCTCTGCCGCCAGCTCGGGTTCGCCCAACCGGTGAGCAGGATCGAGGACTTGATCGCGGTCAGCGACGCCATGATGGAACTCGGGAACAACGTACGCGTTGCCGGCCGGGGCGCGCGGATCCGCCTGATCACCTACCGTGCCCTGCACGCCGCTGTCGTGGCACCGCCGAGCATGCCTGCCCCACGCCGTATCCCCGCCGGGCGTACCACCACCATCCAGGGAGAACAGCGATGAACCTCTCGACCGACCCCACGGGTATGATCAACGCTGCTGACCGTATCCGGATACTGGCCAGCATCGACCTCGACAGCCCGGCCCTGCACGCCGAGCTGGACGCGCTTGCGGCGGCCACCGCCCAGCACACCGGCATGCCCACCGGCATGGCCTCAATCGTGCTCGGCATGGCGCAGGTCGCCGCCGGATCATACGGTCTGACCGGCATCCTCGCCGAAGCCGGCGGCACTCCCGTCGAATGGGCGCTCTGTTCACGGGTCGTCACGTCCGGCAGGCCGTACATCGTGCCCGACACCACCCTGCACCCGGTCGAGTCCCGCAACCCGTTGGTCACCATGGACGGGCTACGCGCCTACGCCGGCTATCCCGTCGCCGTCGCCGGCCAGATCGTCGGCGCCATCTGCGTACTCGCCGACACCCCGCACCACTTCACCGACGACCAGCTGGTCGTGCTGCAGCAGGCAGCCGACGTCATGGCCGACGCCCTGCAACGCCACCGGAACATCGTCGCCAGCTGAAATAAACAGGTCCAGGCCGGTCCCCATTTGTGCCGGGCTCGGCTCCTCACCCGGGCCGCCGGGTAAGCAGACGTCGAGGGGAAGATCATCCTGTCGCGGTGCATCGGCTCGACCCAGCCGGGACGACGTCCGCCAGCAGGACCACGTCAGCGTCCGGTTGAGGCTGACTCTGTCTCGCTGCCGGGACCGTTCCAGATGAAATAGTCCTCTTCGTCATCCGACGGATGACATCTCCGGAGCTTTTCGACAGCCTCCATTCGGCCGGCCATCAGATGACAGGTGGCCAACAGATATCGAAGAATTGCAACGTCGTCATGGTCCTCGCCGAGCGCGGCACCTGCCTGTTCAAGGAGCCGCTCGGCGTAGGCAATGCTTTCCAGCGCCGGGTTGGTCGGCAAACCGTTCGCACGCAGCAGCTCTGTCTGCGCTCGCACTGTCCGAGCGTCTCCGGGGCCCAGTAGCCGTTCGTGATCCGCGGCGATCTCCGCAGCCAGCCGCACCGCGTCCTCGCGGTCCATCTCCGGGAGATAGTGCAACCGGTATTGCCGTTCGCGGGCCTCCACGGTGTGCGGGTGTAACGGCCCGAGCCGGCGAATCCGGTCGGCGGCGATCCGCCCCCAGCCGGAGATTGCCCGCACTCGAAGGCCGCTGATCTCCGCAGCACATTGCTTTCGATACCACTGCTCGAATAGTCCGGCCAGGGTGAGCAGAGCCTGCAGCGTCAGTGGGTCCTCGGGCCCGAGCCGTTGCTCTCGTTCGGCCAGCACCTGCTGCCAACCGTGCACGGTTCGCTCCCGCAGCTCCCGCAGCTCCCGCAGCTCCCGCAGCTCCCGCAGCTCCCGCAGCTCCCGCAGCTCCCGCAGCTCCCGCAGCTCCCGCAGCTCCCGCAGCTCCCGCAGCTCCCGCAGCTCCCGCTGTTCCGCCTCCGGGTACTGACGCGCCAGGGCCTCCCAACTGTGCAGCGTGTCCGGATCAGTGGGCCCGAGAGCACGAGCTCGGTCATCGGCGACGCCACGCAGCGCAGCTACCAGTTCTTGGTGCCCGGTGTTGGCCAGCTCCCCATCATCGGCGTCCATGACAAGGTGGTAGCGCCGGAACGCCAGTTCGAAGCGAGCTGTGAGCGTGTCACGGTGGTCCGGACCGAGAACTCGCGCCCGGCTGTCGAGCACCTTGGCTGCCTGGCCGGCAGCCAACTCCTTCCATGGCGACGGGTCGTCGTCCATGTCCGGGAGCTGCGCGTAGGCCTCGATGAGGCGATTTCGCATGTCGACCGTTTCGAGGTCGTCGGCGCGGCCGTCCGTCTCCCGGACAGCGAGGGCAGCCTCCAACTGTCGGACACGGACGAGCTCGGTACGGCGCATCCGCCAGACGGTACAGCCAACCCGCCAGCTGCAGAGGGCCGCTCCAGCCGGTTCACAGCGACGCTGAGTTAGAGTCAAAGGTTAAAACACAAGCTTGCGGATCTGCTGCAATAGCAGCCGTTCCGACGGCAAAGGCCGTTCCACTTCCTTGGTTCCGGAACGTTCCAGTCTTCGGAAGTGGAACGGGCGTGGCTTGTCTGTGCGGGTACGCAGCGCTGGTGCGATCGACTGGGATCCTTGAGGTGTGACGGGTCAGGATCCGGCGGGTAGGCGTCCTCGGTGGTGGTGGTTGCTGCTGGTGGAAGCGGTGCTGCTCGTGCTGCTCTCGGCAGTGACAAACGTGTTCACAGGGTTGCTGCCAGACGGATGGAAGTGGGCGCACAACCTGCTGTGGATGGGTGTGTCGTTCGGGGTCCTGGCCGTGTTGACCATCGTGATCGGCCTGGTGCGGCAACGCAGGGAGCTGCAGACACCGGCTGCTTCGGTGCCGCCGGTGGGGTCGCGGTCGGTGACGGCGGGCAGCATCAGCGGGATCGTGTCGACCGGCGACGGTGCCACCATCACGCAGTACGCCGCGCCGGCGGCGCCGCCTCCGCCGGCGGCGCCGCCTCCGCCGGCTGAGGTGCCGGCACCGGACGGGTTGGTCAACGTGGCGGTCGCGCCGGGGGTGTTCGTCGGCCGTGGCGCGCAGTTCAAGCAGCTCGATGATGTACTGGCCGAGCCAGGGACTGCGGTGGTCCAGGCCGTGCACGGGTTGGGCGGGGTGGGTAAGAGCACGCTGGCCGCGCGGTGGGCGTGGCAGCACCGTGACCGGTACCGGCCGGTGTGGTGGATCGACGCCGACACGACGGCCGGTATCGACGCCGGGCTGGTCGAGTTGGCCACCGCTTTGCAGACCGAGCTACCCGGCGGCCTGTCGCTGGAGGTTCTGCGGGAACGGGCGTTGCAGTGGCTGGCCTCGCACGACGGGTGGCTGCTGGTCCTGGACAACGTGAACGACCCGGGTGACGTCGCCCGCTTGCTGGCTCGTGTCGGTACCGGCCGGGTGCTGGTCACCAGCCGGCGGGCGACCGGCTGGGCGGGTATCGCCACCGCGATCGCGTTGGATGTGCTCGACCTCGATGACGCCGTCGAGGCGATGCGACTGATCCTGGCCAGCAGCGGCCGTGACCGCGACGCCGACGGGCTTGAGCAGGTGTGCCGGGAGTTGGGCTGTCTGCCACTGGCGGTGGAACAGGCCGCGGCCTACCTTGCCGAAACGGGGCAGTCCACCGGTGCCTACCTTCAGCTGTTGAAGCAGTATCCCGCCACGATGTTCGCCCACGGCGGTGAAGGTGCCGGTGAGCGCACCATCGCCCGGATATGGCGGGTCACTTTGAACCAGCTCACCGATACCCCGCTGGCCGGCGACATCCTGCGGATCCTGGCCTGG
This window of the Actinoplanes oblitus genome carries:
- a CDS encoding GAF domain-containing protein gives rise to the protein MNLSTDPTGMINAADRIRILASIDLDSPALHAELDALAAATAQHTGMPTGMASIVLGMAQVAAGSYGLTGILAEAGGTPVEWALCSRVVTSGRPYIVPDTTLHPVESRNPLVTMDGLRAYAGYPVAVAGQIVGAICVLADTPHHFTDDQLVVLQQAADVMADALQRHRNIVAS
- a CDS encoding tetratricopeptide repeat protein, which codes for MRRTELVRVRQLEAALAVRETDGRADDLETVDMRNRLIEAYAQLPDMDDDPSPWKELAAGQAAKVLDSRARVLGPDHRDTLTARFELAFRRYHLVMDADDGELANTGHQELVAALRGVADDRARALGPTDPDTLHSWEALARQYPEAEQRELRELRELRELRELRELRELRELRELRELRELRELRELRERTVHGWQQVLAEREQRLGPEDPLTLQALLTLAGLFEQWYRKQCAAEISGLRVRAISGWGRIAADRIRRLGPLHPHTVEARERQYRLHYLPEMDREDAVRLAAEIAADHERLLGPGDARTVRAQTELLRANGLPTNPALESIAYAERLLEQAGAALGEDHDDVAILRYLLATCHLMAGRMEAVEKLRRCHPSDDEEDYFIWNGPGSETESASTGR
- the asnB gene encoding asparagine synthase (glutamine-hydrolyzing), with amino-acid sequence MCGITGYVDWHLHDPGAADHRDQISAMVATLIPRGPDGHGISVHRHAALGHTRLAIIDLAGGQQPMTTRGAGGLQVALTYSGEIYNHRSLRRELEGRGHHFTTRSDTEVLLRAYVEWGAACVDRLRGIFAFAIWDEGTQELLLVRDRMGVKPLYYAELTAGIAFGSEIEALLRHPGVFPEVDDQGVAELFCMVPNYTPGLTPFRAIQELQPGHLLRYGRDGLHLRRYWALQSRPHEHDLAQTATHVRELLDQAVHEQLQADVPVAALNSGGLDSSAVAALAARRRTGSLATFTIDYAGASDQAHASSTFHRDRDTPHALTVAAQIGSRHITHEVSTQDLLEVHHRGVHAMDLPSLPCINASLLLLFQRIKQEGYPVVLSGESADELFGGYAFHQSPQEQQYQGFPWQLRTYLPMHQLLSAETIARIRPQAYLQNRYRQAVAHTPRLAGEVGLQRRMREVSHLTITHYLSFLLRRKDRTSMTAGVEARVPFCDHRLVEYAWNIPWQMQQALGMEKGVLRRAVADLLPPSVAWRRKSGYPAAQTPQYQQALWAQLREVLRNPSSPLLQMVDPQRITTMLDRHDRDLSDWTTMLRAGYLLEVDTWMREHHIKLV